From the genome of Corallococcus macrosporus DSM 14697:
GACTTGCCGGAGCACGACACTGCTGACAGCAGCAAGGCGGCGGGAACAAAGAAACGGAAGAGTCGCATACGCAAGGCATCCTCGGACCAGGCACCCCCAGATGGGCCCCCTCTGAAGTGCTGGCTGGCGGACGATTGTACCCGCTCCACCAACACGGTCCGTCACGATTCTAGCGCGCTGCTCCACGCCCCCCTGACGTCCAGGCGCGCTGCGGGATTGCGCTGGAACTGCTGGCGCGCATCCGCGAATGCAAGGAATGCAGAAAATACCAACATACAGCCGCCTACCTTGCCGCTGTTTGTCTTCTGGGTGCGGGTGGACTCCGGGTGTGCGGACTCACCGGAGTGACGTCACCGCGCGCGGTGCTCCACGCCCTGTGGCCCGGCCACGACCAGGTCCGTGGCGAGGTCCAGGAACAGGCCGTGGCCCACGATGCCCGCGCGCGCGCCCAGGCGCACCGCCAGCGGCGCGGGCGCGCCGATGGGGCCGAAGGCGCAGTCGAAGACGAGGTTGCCCTGGTCGGTGCGGAAGGGCTCGCCCTGGGCGTCGGCGCGCACGGTGACGCGCGCGCCCAGGGCTTCCAGGAAGCGCGCCTGGGAGCGCCAGCCGAAGGACAGCACCTCCACCGGCACGGGCCACCGCGTGCCCAGCACGGGCGACAGCTTGCCCGCGTCCACCACGATGACGACGCGCTCGCTGGCCTGCGCGACGATTTTCTCTCGCAGCAGCGCGCCACCTCCGCCCTTGATGAGGGACAGGTCCGGCGCCACCTCGTCCGCGCCGTCGATGGTGACGTCCAGCACGGGGTGCGCCTCCAACGTGGACACGGGCACGCCCAGCGAGCGCGCCAGCGCCTCCGTGGCACGCGAGGTCGGCACGCCCACGACGTCCCGCAGGCGCCCCTGCGCGAGCAGCGTGGCCAGTCGCTGGACGGCGAAGGCCGCGGTGCTGCCCGTGCCCAGCCCCACCACCATGCCCGGCTGGACGAAGCCCTCCACCGCCCACTCGGCGGCTGCTTGCTTGTGGCGGGCCGTCGCCTCGCGGTCCGGCTGCTGGCTCATGGCCGGAGGGTAGCGCGGCGGGGCGCGAGGCCAGGCGCCTTGCGCGCGCGATGTCCCGTGCTGGACGGCCGGAGGCTCAGAGGCCCCTGGAGCCGCCGCGGGGCAGCTGTGGCGCAGGCTCGTCCGGCGTGTTGACGCCGTCCAGGAAGCGGTACAGCACCGCGTCGTAGCCCCCGGCGCCGGGGAAGCTGGACACCTGTCCCCAGGTGTAGCCGACCAGGTACACGGCGCCATCCCGCGCGGCGGCCACGCCCTGGCCGCGGTCCGTGGACGCGGAGCCCACCTGCCGGAAGTTCAGCCACGCGCCACGGCTGTCATACGTGGCCAGGAACATGTCGGTGCCGCCCAGCGACACCTCGCCGCCCATGGCGCCGGAGGTGAAACCCGCCACGTGGATGCGGCCATCCGCGCCCACCGCCACGGACTGCGCGTAGTCCGTGGTCGCGGTGCCCATCTGCCGCGCCCAATGCCAGTTGCCGCCGGTGTCGTACTTCACCAGCACCGCGTCATAGGAGCCCAGGCGGACGCCCCCCTCGAGCGCGCCCGACGTATAGCCAGACACGTAGACGCCGCCGTCCTCCGCCACGGCGACGCCGGTGCCGAACTCGTCGTGCGAGGAGCCGAGCTGACGCACCCACTGACGCTCGCCCTGGACGCTGTACTTCGCCAGGAAGAGGTCCACGGTGTTGCCCGGGTTCGTCACGCCGTCCAGGCTGCCGTAGGTGTAGCCGGTGACGTAGACATCCTCGGCGGGGCTCACGGCCACGCCCAGCGCCACGTCGCTGCGCGTGGAGCCGAACTGGCGCAGCCAGTAGGGATTGCCCCCGGTGTCGAACTTGGCCACCACCACGTCGTAGTTGCCTTGCGGCGCCGTGCCGTCGAAGCGGCCCAGTGAGTAGCCGCTGACGAAGACGGCGTCCTGCGACGCCTGCCGCGTGGCGGCGATGCCCGTGGCGAAGTCATCCGTGGCGGTGCCGAACTGCCGGACCCACTGGAAGACGCCATTCGCGTCGTACTTCGCCACGAACAGGTCGGTGCCTCCGGCGTTCTCGTAGAAGCTGAAGCTGCCCCACGTGTAGCCCGCGACGTAGACGTTGCCGTTCTCGTCCGCGGACACCGCGAGCGCGCGGTCATGTTCGGAGGTCCCGAGCTGCCGCGTCCACAGGAGCGCGCCGGTGGCGTCGTACCTGGAGACGTAGGCGTCCTGCCCGCCCGCCGAGGGCTCCGGGCCGAACTGCCCGCTGGTGTAGCCCGCCGTGTAGATGGCGTCTCCCGACGTCGTCACCGCCTGCGCCAGCTCGTCCAGCGGGCTGCCCACCTGGCTCACCCAGCTCGTGGTGCTCTGCAGCGGAGGCGCCTTCGCGAACGAGGTCCCGGGAAGACTCAGCAGCGCCAATCCACCCAGGACTCCGCACGCGCTCCACCGCTGCCAACACCAATCCATGGGCGACTCCTCGGGATGAAAGCTCTGCCCGCACTCTACGCAGCCAGCAGGCGTTGAGAATCCCGAACGATGACGTCCCGGGTTGGGAAATACGTGACGCGGCGTGTTGGCACCGCGTCACTTGAGACTGCGCGTGAAACACAGACCCGCCTACTCTGGATTAGAGGTTCCAGGTCCCGCGAACCCCGAGCATGAGCAAGCCATACGGGCCGTCGCCGACCTGCTCCAGGGGCGTCTCCTGCGTGAGATTCACGGCGGGGATGTTCACCGTCGTGGTGCCGCTGCGCGTGGTGTAGCGGGCGTAGGTGGCCGTGAGGTACGGCCCGAAGGACAGCGAGTCCGACAGCCGCCACTTGCCGCCGACAGTCACGTTCACGAACTCGGGGCCGCGCGTCTGGCCATCGATTTCAACCGTGCCGGGCGCGGGCTGGGTGATGGGGCCGGACACCTTGTTGTTGAGGAGGACCATGCCCACGCCCAGCCCGAGGAACGGGTCGAACGCGGCGTCCGGCGCGAAGTGGTACTGCACGTGGGGACCGAAGCGGAGCTGCGACGTGGAGCAGTCGTAGCCCTCCGGGCAGGTGTACGGGTTGGTCTTCGTCAGCACGTGGGAGTACTGGCCGAACGCGCCCACGTACCACCGCGAGTTGACGCGGTAGCCCGCCTCCAGCAGGAAGGCGATGCCGCCATTGGCCGCGTCGCTGAGCTTCAAGTCACGGACCTGCCGGTCCAGGCCCGCCCCGTCCCGGTAGACGTAGCCCGCCCCCACCTGGAAGCCGACGCCCACCGTGAGCTCCAGGCCGCCGCGCTCGGCCTGCTGAGTGGAGGACTCCAGCGCCTGCGCCTCCTCCTGCGCGCTCGCGCCCGTGGAAGCCAGCAGAGACACCACCGCAAGGGCCCAAGACAGCCTTCCAGTCATATACCCCTCCGTTGAAGTGGACGCTCTGGGAGCATCCCACCCGGCGTGACTGTAGGGCCGCCCGCACACCCAGCATAAGGCGCGCCGCGTCAGGGCTCACGCGGCGGCGGCGCGGGGTGGGAGCGCGTGAAGCAGGCACAGAGAAGTGCCCGTGGCTGTCAGGAGATTGCACAATGTCGGGCATGAACGTCACGCTGGAGCAGGCCCGCGCCCTGGATGCCCTCGCCCGCCATGGCACCTTCACCGCCGCGGCGGAGGCGCTGCGCAAGGGGCACACGGCGGTGATGTACGCGCTGCGCACGCTGGAGACGCAGACGGAGCTGACCTTGCTGGACCGGCGCGGCTACCGCACGCGGCTGACACCGGCCGGGGAGCGGATCCTGGAGCACTGCCGCAAGCTGCTGGCCGCCGAGCGCGAGCTGGAGGCCGCGTGCGCGGAGATTCGCGCGGGGTGGGAGCCCGCGCTGCGCATCGTCTTCGACGGCATCTTCCCCGCCGAGCCCCTGCTGCGCGTGGTGAAGGAATTGCGCGCCGAGGGCGCCAGCACCCGCTTCCACGTCTCCGCGGAGTTCCTGTCCGGCGTGGAGGCGGCCTTCGTGCGCGAGGAGGCGGACCTGATGGTGACGCTGCTGCCGCCCACCGTGCCGGGCCTGCGCACGTACCGGCTGCCGGAGCTGAAGGCCATCCTGGTGGCCCACCGCGGGCACCCACTGGCCCGGCGGCGAGGGCCGCTGAAGGACGCGGAGCTGGCCGAGCACCTGGTGCTCACGGTGCGCGGCTCGGACCCGCGGCTCCAGCTCAGCACCGGCGCGCTGGAGACGCGCTCCACGGTGCATCTCAATGACTTCGCGGCCAAGAAGGCCGCCATCCTGGAGGGGCTGGGCTTCGGGTGGCTGCCCGAATACATGGCGTCCCGGGAGCTGCGCCGGGGCGAATTGAAGGCCCTGAAGCTGGCGGGCGGCGCCACGCACGCGTTCCAACCCCAGCTCCACCACCGCTCCGGCATCACCCTGGGACGGGCGGCCCGGCGCGTGGTGGAGGCGCTGACGGAGGACGCAGCCGCCTCCTGAGCGCGGCTGGCACGGGACCTCCAGGAGGGGTTCAGCGGCAGCCCCTCTTCGACGAGCAGACGCGGCGCGTGGTGGGCTACCGCGACACCACGCCGCAGTCGCCCGTCATGTTCGTGGCCGGCTGCCCGTTCACCGTGTTGCCCGTGAAGACGTTGTCCCCGGTGATGACCAGCTCCCCGGTGTTCGACCCGCGGTTGCAGGTGATGACGCCGCCCGCGCCCCCTCGGTTGTTCACGAAGCGGTTGCCTCGAATGATGAGCGTCCGCGACCCGCCAATGTCCTCCAACTGGACGGCCGCGCCGGGCCCCCATGGGATGAAGTTGCCTTCGAAGACGTTGTTCTCCAGCAGGTCGTTGTCCGGCTGGAAGTAGTGGATGGCGGCGCCGCCCCCCAGGTCGAAGATGCCTTCCGGGTTGGGCCACGTGAGGATGGGCCGGTCCCAGAGGTCGCTCGTCAGCGAGCCGCCGAAGGCCTCCACGGCGTTGCCCCGGAACGTGTTGTCGCGCAGCACCGTGTTGCGGCCGTGGGTGATGCACACCGCCCCGCCTCCGGCCATGGAGAAGGTGCCCGGCTGCGCGAAGCGGTCAATCTCCCGGATGCGGTTGTGCTCGAAGAGCGTGCCCTCCACCCGAGAGCCGTCGGTGAACATCAGGTCCAACGCGCCGCAGTTGGCCGAGGATTCATTGTCACGGAACACCGAGTCCGTAATCGTCACCGGCCCCGGGTAGTAGACCCACAGCGCGCCGCGCGTCCAATCCCGGTCGCTGTTGTACTGGTTCTTGCGAACCCTCTCGAAAACCATGTGCTCGAACACCGGATCGCCCGAGCCCACCGAGTTGGCGCCGTAGAAGTTCATCCCCCACCAGCCATATGGGTTGGTGGACGTCAGCAACACGGGCGCGTCCGCCGTCCCGCGCACCTGGATGGCGCCATACACGCGCACCTCCACCCGGCCCGCCTGGTGGTTCATCACGTTGTCGGGTGCGTCCGTATCCACGTCCGCCTCCGTCACCTCCGGCCGGCCCTGGAAGTCCAGGATGACGCCCGGCCCCACCGTCAGCACATGCCCGCTGGGGATGGTGACGACCCCGTTCGAGTCCCCCACCACCCGATACGGCGAACCCGCCACCGTGAGCTGCCCCGTCAGAATCCCCGTGACGACCGTGCCGCCATCCTCCGGAACCTCGATGACCGGACCTCCATCCGGCGTGCCCGCGTCGGTGTCGATTCCCGCATCGGTGCCGCTGTCCGGAGCGCCCGCGTCGGTGTCACTGCCCGCGTCACCGTCACTCCCCGCGTCAGCGCCTCCGTCCGGCGTGCCCGAATCCGCGCCGCCATCCGTCACGCCCGCGTCCTCGGGAGCGGGCCGCGCATCCGGCGCCGACGAGCAGGCTGCGAGCACCAGGACGAGGGGCAACGCGAACAGCGGCCGCGGAGGACGGAGGGCATTCATTTTCCTCGCGGGTAACACGCGGCGCTGACGGCTCGCAAACAGGGTCGGGGCGACCCAGGCAGGGACTCATCACTGGGAGGGACGCGGGTGCCCTGTTACAAGCGCGCGCATGGCGAAAGACGTCCTCGTACTCTCCTACTCAGGCTGCGGCACCTGCAAGAAGGCGCTGAAGTGGTTGCAGGAACAAGGTGTTGCCCACCAGGTGCGCCCCATCGTCGACATGCCGCCCACCGTGGCCGAGCTGAAGCAGTGGATTGCCCGCAGCGGCCTCTCCGTCCGCAAGTGGCTCAACACCAGCGGCCAGAGCTACCGCGCGCTCGGCAAGGAGAAGGTCGACGCCGCCAGTGACGCGGCGCTGGTGCAGTGGCTGGCCGCGGATGGAAAGCTCGTGAAGCGCCCGGTGCTCGTCACCGGGGACACCGTCCTCGTGGGCTTCAAGCCCGAGGCCTACGCGCAGCACTTCCCCGGACGCGGCTGAGCGCCGGCCGGGAGGCAGGCGGCCGGGCGGGGGCACGGCGCACCGTCTCTCGCCAGCCGGGGCGTCGAGTGAAGACTTCATGTCTTCATGGAGACTGGCTCACGACGTCCGCTCGGCGAGATTCTCCTGGAACAGGGAGTGCTCAACCGCGCCCAGCTCCGGGTGGGACTGGTGCATCACCACGAGGCGCACGTTCCGCTCGGGCGGGCGCTGGTGCGCGAGGGCCTCTGCTCGGAGGCCGACGTGCTCCGCGGGCTCTCCGAGCAGCTCGGCGTGGACGCGGTGGACCTGGAGCGCAGCCCGCCGGACGCCACGCTGCTGGGCCACATCCCCGCCCGCATCGCCCGGCAGTACCGGGTGGTGCCCCTGCGCCGCGAGAAGGTGCTGCTGGACCAGGGTGAGCGGGAGGTGCTCCACATCGCGCTGCCCGCCCCTGTCTCGCTCGAGGCCGTGGACGCCGTCCGCGCCGTGTCCGGCATGCCCCGCGTCGAGGCCCACATCGCCGCCGACGCGGCGCTGAATGGCGCGCTGGCCCGCCTCTATGGCATCGAAGCGCCGGCCGAGCCCCCCACGCCGGCCGCGCCCGCGCCCGGAGGTCCCCTGCTCCTCTACGGCTGGCCTCCCGTCACCGCCGTGCTCATCACCCGGCTGCTCCGGCGCCATGGCTTCCAGGCCCGCATCGCCTCGCCCCTGGACGTGCTGCACACCGGGCCGGAGGACGTGGTGCTCGCCCCCCTCCAGTCCATGGAGGGACTGCTGGCCGGAGAGGTCCACATCGAGGGTGCCCTCATCGTCCATGGCAGCTCGGATGACGAAGGCTTCGAGCGGGCCCGGCTGCTCGGCGCGCGCGGCTTCCTGGCCAGCCCCCGCGATGAAGAGCTCCTGCTGCGCGCGGTCCGCCGGCTGAGGCCGCACCCACTCGCTGGCAGTCCAGGCCCCCCGGACCCGGCGTCTCATTCGCACTGAGACACATGACGGGGCCCACGAGCTACATCCACGCCCGAGGTGGGTGAAAGACTCACCTGGCCCGAGAAAAATCCGAGCCCCGATTCTCAAAAAGTGAAGGGGCCAAGCAACTGCGGCCGCGGATCACGGAAAATGGGAGCAGATGGCGTCCTTCCGGGCGCCCCAGATTCCCGCCGGAGCTCCCATGTCCCCCCGCATTGGCAACCGTCCGCAGCCGCCGCCTCCGCCGCCGCCCCCGCCGCCGGCTCGCGACAACCGGGCCCCCAGTCAGGGTGGACGCAATGGCCCCCGCGTCGACACCCAGGCGTCCGGTTCCGTGGAGCAGCCCCGGCAGGGCGCGCTGAGCGGCCAGTCCAGCTTCACGGCCGGCGGCGCCCGCGCCGATGTGAGCGGCACCGGCCCCGGCGGCATCGACACGCGCGCCCACGTCCAGGGCCCCACCTTCTCCGCCGACGCGCAGGTGGACGCGGACATCGGCCTGTCGGGCATCGACGTGAGCGTCGACATCGACATCGAGGCCAACCTCATCGAGGCGGGCGCCGGGGCGTCCAAGACGGTGGAGTTCGAGATCGCCGGCGAGGAGTACTCCGTCGAGCTGGACCTGGAGGCGCTGGGCAAGATTGGCGCCGAGGGCAGCATCGAGCTGGACCTGCACGTGGGCACCGACGGCAACGTGTCCATCAACGCCGCGGCCTCCGGCTTCGCGGGCGCGCAGGCGAGCCTGACGGGCTCCATCGAGCTGAAGCACGAGGACAACACGCTCGCGTCCGGCAGCATCACCGCCAGCGCCAGCGCGGGTGTCAGCGGCGACGCGCACGCGAACATCGGCATCGAGAACGGCAACCTGGAGTTCGACGTCGGCGTGGAGGCCACCGCGGGCCTGGGCCTGGGCGTGGAGATTGAAGGCTCCGTCAACCCCGGCAACGTGCTGAGGGCCGTGGGTGAGACGGCCGCCGCCGCCGGTGGCGAGGTGCTGGAGAACGTGGTGGACGGCGCCATCAACGCGGGCGGCGCCGTGGCCGACGCGGCGGGCGAGGTGTTCACCAACGCGGCGGACGCCGTGACGGACTTCGTCGGCGATGTGGGCGGCGGCATCAAGAACGCCTGGGAGTCGGTGTTCTAGCGCGCTAGAATCCGAGCCATGGCCGTCTCCAAGCTGGCATCCTCCGCCGCGCGTCTCATGAAGCAGGGTCTGCTGAAGGAGGCGGCCCGTGACTTCGAGCGCGCCCTTGAACAGGACCCGAAGGATGCCAGCGCGCTGCTGGGGCTGGCGCGGTTGCGGCTGGCCCAGCATGACGAGCCCGCGGCGCGCGAGGTGCTCCAGAAGCTGGTGGCGCTGCACCCCACCCACCCGGAGGCCCTGAGCCACCTGGCCCGGCTGGACGCGGAGCGCGGTGATGCGCGCCAGTTGGACCTGCTGGCGGCGCTCGCCGCGCAGCCCAAGGCGGGCTTCTTCGAGGTGGTCAATCACGGCCGGGCCTTGCTGGGGCATGAGCGGTACGCCGCCGCCATCCCGGAGCTGGAGCGCGCGCTGGCCCTGCAGCCCGGCAACGCCCAGACGCTGACGTACCTGGGCATGGCGCTCCAGGGCGACAAGCAGTTGGACCGGGCACTGCG
Proteins encoded in this window:
- the rpiA gene encoding ribose-5-phosphate isomerase RpiA; amino-acid sequence: MSQQPDREATARHKQAAAEWAVEGFVQPGMVVGLGTGSTAAFAVQRLATLLAQGRLRDVVGVPTSRATEALARSLGVPVSTLEAHPVLDVTIDGADEVAPDLSLIKGGGGALLREKIVAQASERVVIVVDAGKLSPVLGTRWPVPVEVLSFGWRSQARFLEALGARVTVRADAQGEPFRTDQGNLVFDCAFGPIGAPAPLAVRLGARAGIVGHGLFLDLATDLVVAGPQGVEHRAR
- a CDS encoding SBBP repeat-containing protein, which translates into the protein MDWCWQRWSACGVLGGLALLSLPGTSFAKAPPLQSTTSWVSQVGSPLDELAQAVTTSGDAIYTAGYTSGQFGPEPSAGGQDAYVSRYDATGALLWTRQLGTSEHDRALAVSADENGNVYVAGYTWGSFSFYENAGGTDLFVAKYDANGVFQWVRQFGTATDDFATGIAATRQASQDAVFVSGYSLGRFDGTAPQGNYDVVVAKFDTGGNPYWLRQFGSTRSDVALGVAVSPAEDVYVTGYTYGSLDGVTNPGNTVDLFLAKYSVQGERQWVRQLGSSHDEFGTGVAVAEDGGVYVSGYTSGALEGGVRLGSYDAVLVKYDTGGNWHWARQMGTATTDYAQSVAVGADGRIHVAGFTSGAMGGEVSLGGTDMFLATYDSRGAWLNFRQVGSASTDRGQGVAAARDGAVYLVGYTWGQVSSFPGAGGYDAVLYRFLDGVNTPDEPAPQLPRGGSRGL
- a CDS encoding outer membrane beta-barrel protein — encoded protein: MSLLASTGASAQEEAQALESSTQQAERGGLELTVGVGFQVGAGYVYRDGAGLDRQVRDLKLSDAANGGIAFLLEAGYRVNSRWYVGAFGQYSHVLTKTNPYTCPEGYDCSTSQLRFGPHVQYHFAPDAAFDPFLGLGVGMVLLNNKVSGPITQPAPGTVEIDGQTRGPEFVNVTVGGKWRLSDSLSFGPYLTATYARYTTRSGTTTVNIPAVNLTQETPLEQVGDGPYGLLMLGVRGTWNL
- a CDS encoding LysR family transcriptional regulator — protein: MSGMNVTLEQARALDALARHGTFTAAAEALRKGHTAVMYALRTLETQTELTLLDRRGYRTRLTPAGERILEHCRKLLAAERELEAACAEIRAGWEPALRIVFDGIFPAEPLLRVVKELRAEGASTRFHVSAEFLSGVEAAFVREEADLMVTLLPPTVPGLRTYRLPELKAILVAHRGHPLARRRGPLKDAELAEHLVLTVRGSDPRLQLSTGALETRSTVHLNDFAAKKAAILEGLGFGWLPEYMASRELRRGELKALKLAGGATHAFQPQLHHRSGITLGRAARRVVEALTEDAAAS
- a CDS encoding right-handed parallel beta-helix repeat-containing protein; translated protein: MNALRPPRPLFALPLVLVLAACSSAPDARPAPEDAGVTDGGADSGTPDGGADAGSDGDAGSDTDAGAPDSGTDAGIDTDAGTPDGGPVIEVPEDGGTVVTGILTGQLTVAGSPYRVVGDSNGVVTIPSGHVLTVGPGVILDFQGRPEVTEADVDTDAPDNVMNHQAGRVEVRVYGAIQVRGTADAPVLLTSTNPYGWWGMNFYGANSVGSGDPVFEHMVFERVRKNQYNSDRDWTRGALWVYYPGPVTITDSVFRDNESSANCGALDLMFTDGSRVEGTLFEHNRIREIDRFAQPGTFSMAGGGAVCITHGRNTVLRDNTFRGNAVEAFGGSLTSDLWDRPILTWPNPEGIFDLGGGAAIHYFQPDNDLLENNVFEGNFIPWGPGAAVQLEDIGGSRTLIIRGNRFVNNRGGAGGVITCNRGSNTGELVITGDNVFTGNTVNGQPATNMTGDCGVVSR
- a CDS encoding arsenate reductase family protein, which encodes MAKDVLVLSYSGCGTCKKALKWLQEQGVAHQVRPIVDMPPTVAELKQWIARSGLSVRKWLNTSGQSYRALGKEKVDAASDAALVQWLAADGKLVKRPVLVTGDTVLVGFKPEAYAQHFPGRG
- a CDS encoding general secretion pathway protein GspE; this encodes METGSRRPLGEILLEQGVLNRAQLRVGLVHHHEAHVPLGRALVREGLCSEADVLRGLSEQLGVDAVDLERSPPDATLLGHIPARIARQYRVVPLRREKVLLDQGEREVLHIALPAPVSLEAVDAVRAVSGMPRVEAHIAADAALNGALARLYGIEAPAEPPTPAAPAPGGPLLLYGWPPVTAVLITRLLRRHGFQARIASPLDVLHTGPEDVVLAPLQSMEGLLAGEVHIEGALIVHGSSDDEGFERARLLGARGFLASPRDEELLLRAVRRLRPHPLAGSPGPPDPASHSH
- a CDS encoding Circumsporozoite protein, whose protein sequence is MSPRIGNRPQPPPPPPPPPPARDNRAPSQGGRNGPRVDTQASGSVEQPRQGALSGQSSFTAGGARADVSGTGPGGIDTRAHVQGPTFSADAQVDADIGLSGIDVSVDIDIEANLIEAGAGASKTVEFEIAGEEYSVELDLEALGKIGAEGSIELDLHVGTDGNVSINAAASGFAGAQASLTGSIELKHEDNTLASGSITASASAGVSGDAHANIGIENGNLEFDVGVEATAGLGLGVEIEGSVNPGNVLRAVGETAAAAGGEVLENVVDGAINAGGAVADAAGEVFTNAADAVTDFVGDVGGGIKNAWESVF